In Aureibaculum algae, the following are encoded in one genomic region:
- the thrC gene encoding threonine synthase encodes MKYYSLNNKAKEVSFKDAVIKGLAEDKGLYFPEEINPISNEIIENINNYSNEEIAFAAIQQFVGDEIPESILKNIIAETLRFDFPLVTIEDNIKTLELFHGPTMAFKDVGARFMARCLGYFNRDSDREVTVLVATSGDTGGAVASGFLGVKNVKVVILYPSKKVSDVQEKQLTTLGANISALEVDGTFDDCQAMVKKAFLDSAITDSKQLTSANSINVARWLPQMFYFFFAYKQLQDKNKKLVFSIPSGNFGNICAGMMSKKLGLPIHQFIAATNINDVVPKFLETGEYNPKPSHQTISNAMDVGDPSNFIRIQKIYNDDLETLKGDLHSYSFTDEETKKAMLHIYHNDNYIADPHGAVGYLGCKKYQENNPNTQCVFLETAHPVKFLDVVEPVIEKSLEYPPQIEAVINKTKKATFIKTYDALKAFLLTK; translated from the coding sequence TTGAAATACTATAGTTTAAATAATAAAGCCAAAGAAGTATCATTTAAAGATGCTGTTATAAAAGGTTTAGCTGAAGATAAAGGACTTTATTTTCCTGAAGAAATAAATCCAATTTCAAATGAAATTATTGAAAATATCAATAACTATTCAAATGAAGAAATTGCTTTTGCTGCCATACAACAATTTGTTGGTGACGAAATTCCCGAATCTATTTTAAAAAATATTATAGCAGAAACCCTACGTTTTGATTTTCCTTTGGTGACTATTGAAGACAACATTAAAACATTAGAATTATTTCATGGTCCAACGATGGCCTTTAAAGATGTTGGTGCACGGTTTATGGCTCGTTGTTTGGGCTACTTTAATAGAGATAGTGATAGAGAAGTAACTGTATTGGTTGCAACTTCTGGAGATACTGGTGGTGCCGTAGCAAGTGGATTTTTAGGCGTTAAAAATGTAAAAGTAGTTATTTTATACCCTAGTAAAAAGGTAAGTGATGTTCAAGAAAAACAACTAACAACTTTAGGTGCAAATATTTCTGCTTTAGAAGTTGATGGAACTTTTGATGACTGCCAAGCCATGGTGAAAAAGGCATTTTTAGATAGTGCTATTACAGATAGCAAACAACTAACGTCGGCCAATTCTATAAACGTGGCCCGTTGGTTACCACAAATGTTCTATTTCTTTTTTGCTTACAAGCAACTTCAGGATAAAAATAAAAAATTAGTTTTTTCTATACCGAGTGGAAATTTTGGTAATATTTGTGCAGGAATGATGTCCAAAAAATTAGGGTTGCCCATTCACCAATTTATTGCAGCTACTAACATTAATGATGTCGTTCCCAAGTTTTTGGAAACGGGAGAATACAATCCGAAACCTTCCCATCAAACCATATCTAATGCTATGGATGTTGGAGATCCTAGTAATTTTATAAGGATTCAAAAGATTTATAATGATGACTTGGAAACGTTAAAAGGTGACCTTCACTCCTACTCATTTACAGATGAAGAAACTAAAAAAGCAATGTTACACATCTACCATAACGATAACTATATTGCTGATCCTCATGGAGCTGTAGGTTACTTAGGTTGCAAGAAATATCAAGAAAATAATCCAAACACACAATGTGTATTTTTGGAGACTGCTCATCCTGTAAAGTTTTTAGATGTTGTAGAACCTGTCATTGAAAAATCATTGGAGTATCCTCCTCAAATTGAAGCGGTTATTAATAAAACTAAAAAAGCTACATTCATTAAAACATATGATGCATTGAAGGCTTTTTTATTGACTAAATAA
- a CDS encoding ion transporter, with product METNNEKQNRNWRVTLHEVIYGTHTPAGRLFDVLLLILILYSVIIVLLESVKAYNDAYHNFFNISEWIVTILFTIEYILRVICVKKPQKYIFSFYGIIDLLSTMPKYLSFFFWGSQYFAALRALRLLRVFRILKLVRFLGESDNLIKAISASKAKIFVFVFSVLVISVILGTVMYLVEGAAHGFNSIPHSIYWTIVTLTTVGYGDISPETPLGQFIATIIMIIGYGIIAVPTGIVSAEYTAANRKNTHHDNGRACASCGAEIHRNDAEYCRKCGHKLPDA from the coding sequence TTGGAAACAAATAACGAAAAACAAAACAGAAATTGGCGGGTTACTTTACATGAAGTAATATACGGTACGCATACACCGGCAGGTCGTTTGTTTGACGTACTTCTATTAATTCTTATTCTGTATAGTGTAATCATCGTTCTACTTGAAAGTGTAAAAGCCTATAACGATGCCTACCACAACTTTTTTAATATCTCAGAATGGATCGTAACCATACTATTTACTATTGAATACATTTTGCGTGTTATTTGCGTTAAAAAACCTCAAAAGTATATTTTTAGCTTTTATGGTATTATTGATTTACTCTCTACCATGCCAAAATACTTGTCGTTTTTCTTCTGGGGCTCACAATATTTTGCAGCTTTAAGAGCGTTACGTTTATTAAGGGTATTTAGAATTTTGAAGTTAGTTCGTTTCTTAGGTGAATCTGATAATTTAATCAAAGCAATTAGTGCAAGTAAAGCAAAAATATTTGTTTTTGTTTTTTCAGTGTTAGTCATCTCCGTTATTTTAGGTACGGTTATGTATTTAGTTGAAGGTGCTGCACATGGTTTTAACAGTATACCACATAGTATCTATTGGACCATTGTTACATTGACAACCGTGGGCTATGGAGATATATCGCCAGAAACTCCATTAGGACAATTTATAGCTACTATAATTATGATTATTGGTTACGGAATTATTGCCGTACCTACTGGAATTGTATCTGCTGAATATACTGCCGCTAACAGAAAGAATACGCATCACGATAATGGCAGGGCTTGTGCTTCTTGTGGTGCAGAAATTCATCGAAATGACGCTGAATACTGTAGAAAATGTGGACATAAATTACCAGATGCCTAA
- a CDS encoding DUF3822 family protein, translating into MIQQKIKIKKNSLDVKHLENNHLSIQFSLGGFSFCVLDRENNTFIALNDYDFVEPNNSPQRLIANISSIFGNDELLKQHYNSVSVTHINDLFTLVPKPLFNEDRLQDYVSFNTKVYPQDYLVFDELKNMDIVSVFIPFVNINNFLIDQFSHFEYKHNSTVLIENLLAIYKYSLVPKVFAHMANGHFELIVIANKKLQFYNTFKFSTKEDFIYYVLFTAEQLKLNPEKFEFLFLGSIEKTDDIFAMAYKYIRNVSLLENRSKYSFDEAFSETDKRTYYSILNQY; encoded by the coding sequence ATGATACAGCAGAAGATAAAGATAAAGAAGAATAGTTTAGATGTTAAGCATCTAGAGAACAATCATTTATCCATCCAATTCAGTTTGGGTGGATTTTCTTTTTGTGTCTTAGACAGAGAGAATAATACATTTATTGCTCTTAATGATTATGACTTTGTTGAGCCGAATAACTCTCCACAACGTCTTATTGCAAATATTTCTTCTATTTTCGGGAATGATGAGTTGTTAAAACAACATTACAATTCCGTTTCTGTAACCCATATAAATGATTTATTTACGCTTGTACCTAAACCTTTATTTAATGAAGATAGGCTTCAAGATTATGTAAGTTTTAATACAAAAGTATACCCCCAAGATTATTTGGTGTTCGACGAATTAAAAAACATGGACATTGTTAGTGTTTTTATTCCTTTTGTTAATATCAATAATTTTTTAATTGATCAATTTAGTCATTTTGAATACAAGCATAACTCAACAGTTTTAATAGAAAATTTATTAGCAATTTATAAGTACAGCTTGGTGCCAAAAGTATTCGCTCATATGGCAAATGGTCATTTTGAACTGATTGTTATTGCCAATAAGAAATTACAATTCTATAATACTTTTAAATTTTCTACGAAAGAAGATTTTATTTACTATGTTCTATTTACCGCTGAGCAACTAAAATTAAATCCTGAAAAATTTGAATTTCTATTTTTAGGTTCAATCGAAAAAACTGACGATATTTTTGCAATGGCATACAAATATATTAGAAATGTTAGCTTATTAGAAAATAGATCAAAATATAGTTTTGACGAAGCTTTTTCCGAGACTGATAAACGTACTTATTATTCCATACTCAACCAATATTAA
- the miaA gene encoding tRNA (adenosine(37)-N6)-dimethylallyltransferase MiaA: protein MPNYLITIIGPTAIGKTALSIAIAKHFNTEILSSDSRQFFKEMNIGTAVPNSEELEAVKHHFIQHISIKDSYSVGHFEKEALLKLDELFKTHNVAVMVGGSGLYTDAVLYGLDDFPKVDPHIRINLKLQLEEQGISFLQEKLKSLDIETYQNIDLENHQRLIRALEICMGTGKPFSSFQNKHKVKRNFIPIKIGLNADRQIIYDRINLRVDLMIENGLLDEAKQLFKHKDLNALQTVGYRELFACFEEEITLDFAIEEIKKNTRRFAKRQLTWYRKDTSIKWFDYQDTPKNIVEWLGHTIKMNKSQLF, encoded by the coding sequence ATGCCTAACTATTTAATTACCATTATCGGACCTACGGCAATTGGCAAAACAGCCTTAAGCATTGCAATTGCAAAACATTTCAATACAGAAATACTTTCCTCTGATTCTAGACAGTTTTTTAAAGAAATGAATATTGGTACTGCGGTACCAAATTCTGAAGAATTAGAAGCGGTAAAGCATCATTTTATCCAACATATTTCTATTAAAGATTCGTATAGTGTGGGGCATTTTGAAAAAGAGGCACTCTTAAAACTTGATGAGCTATTTAAGACGCATAATGTTGCTGTAATGGTTGGTGGTAGCGGTTTATATACTGATGCTGTCTTATATGGCTTAGATGATTTCCCTAAGGTTGACCCTCATATTCGTATAAACTTAAAGCTTCAGTTGGAAGAACAAGGGATTTCGTTTTTACAAGAAAAATTAAAATCATTAGATATAGAAACATATCAAAACATTGATTTAGAAAACCATCAACGCCTTATCAGAGCTTTAGAAATTTGCATGGGAACTGGCAAACCATTTTCTTCATTCCAAAATAAACATAAAGTAAAAAGAAATTTTATTCCAATTAAAATTGGATTGAATGCTGACAGGCAAATTATTTATGATAGAATTAATCTACGGGTTGATTTAATGATCGAAAACGGACTGTTAGATGAAGCTAAACAATTATTTAAGCATAAAGACTTAAACGCATTACAAACAGTAGGATATAGAGAGCTATTTGCTTGTTTTGAAGAAGAAATCACTCTCGATTTTGCTATAGAAGAAATTAAAAAGAATACACGGAGGTTTGCCAAAAGGCAATTGACCTGGTATAGAAAAGACACTTCTATTAAATGGTTTGATTATCAAGATACTCCTAAAAATATTGTGGAGTGGTTAGGCCATACTATTAAAATGAATAAAAGTCAATTGTTCTGA
- a CDS encoding 1-acyl-sn-glycerol-3-phosphate acyltransferase — translation MKKLIGNFTLFIFGWKFTYPEEFKVDKCVMLAAPHTSNWDLIYALAVYWKAGVESKFLIKNVYTKGLHGFFFRWLGGIGVDRSKVNNLVDYAVNLFNTQEKLILMIPAEGSRKRVEKWKTGFYYIAKNAKVPVGLGFLDYTNKIAGVGKIVDITGDFNHDMTIIQDFYKDIDGKFPEDYNKSIF, via the coding sequence ATGAAAAAACTAATTGGTAATTTCACGCTGTTTATCTTTGGATGGAAATTTACATACCCTGAAGAATTTAAAGTAGATAAATGTGTAATGTTAGCGGCTCCACACACTTCTAATTGGGATTTAATCTATGCTTTAGCGGTTTATTGGAAAGCTGGAGTAGAGTCAAAATTTTTGATAAAAAATGTGTATACAAAAGGTTTACATGGTTTCTTTTTTAGATGGTTAGGTGGTATTGGTGTTGATAGGAGTAAAGTAAATAATTTGGTAGATTATGCCGTTAATTTATTCAATACGCAAGAAAAATTAATTTTAATGATTCCAGCTGAAGGTTCTCGAAAACGGGTAGAGAAATGGAAAACAGGATTCTACTATATAGCCAAAAATGCTAAGGTACCCGTTGGTTTAGGCTTTCTTGATTATACCAATAAAATAGCAGGAGTTGGAAAAATTGTTGATATCACGGGTGATTTTAATCACGACATGACCATAATTCAAGATTTTTACAAAGATATAGATGGTAAATTTCCCGAAGATTACAATAAAAGTATTTTTTAG
- the rsmD gene encoding 16S rRNA (guanine(966)-N(2))-methyltransferase RsmD produces MRIISGKHKGKRVTAPKKLPARPTTDFAKEALFNIINNDYYFEDLSVLDLFSGIGSISLEFASRGAKEVISVDSHYNSVQFIQKTSDELELNIRTLKSDVFKFLEKNQLTFDIIFADPPYDFSKEQLTVILSAVFENEMLNTDGTIIIEHSKHTDISDLPNFSYSKRYGSSMFSFFNN; encoded by the coding sequence ATGCGAATTATTTCAGGCAAGCATAAAGGGAAAAGAGTTACGGCTCCAAAAAAATTACCTGCTAGACCTACTACAGATTTTGCTAAAGAAGCATTATTTAATATCATTAATAACGATTATTATTTTGAGGATTTATCTGTATTAGACCTGTTTTCAGGTATTGGTAGCATTAGTTTAGAATTTGCTTCACGAGGGGCAAAAGAAGTAATTAGTGTAGATAGTCATTATAATTCAGTACAATTTATTCAAAAGACTTCTGACGAACTTGAGCTGAATATTAGAACGTTAAAAAGTGATGTTTTTAAATTTCTAGAGAAGAATCAATTAACTTTCGATATTATTTTTGCTGACCCACCTTATGATTTTTCTAAAGAACAACTTACTGTAATTTTAAGTGCTGTTTTTGAGAATGAAATGTTGAATACGGATGGAACAATAATTATTGAACATTCTAAGCATACAGATATTTCTGACTTACCAAACTTTAGTTATTCGAAAAGATATGGTAGTAGTATGTTTAGTTTTTTTAACAACTAA
- a CDS encoding DUF3857 domain-containing protein, protein MKYLIPFFLLCISFNGFAQAKEEYTFGKISQKDYELTIYERDSTANAVYLYEKGKTTFIQTTNSIVISTKYYAKIKIFNKEAFDVATIEIPIYNNNSTSEKVKDIKAVTHNGMQKMYLSKDNIFTDKINDNWSNVKFTMPNLKENSIIEYEYTLESPFKFNFTGWDFQTDIPKIKSEFYALIPGNYVYNRRLMGFQQLSKNESKIKKRCFSISGMTGEADCEELIYAMENIPAFIEEDFMTSKSNYLSALKFELSEFRGFDGINHQYTETWKSVDKEFKGDKNIGRQLRKVDYLEKRIPESFLTGVNNLDKAKEIYAFIKAHFTWNNKIRLFKDVKVKDAFNNKMGNSTEINIALINALNAAGYDAEIALLSRRSYGLPTKLYPVMTDFNYAIAKVTIDGESYLLDATRKTMPFGMLPFNLLNSYARVMNFKKGSYWVDIKPNKNNRVLMTMDLKIDENGDFNGSIKKSYSGYRAFDKRIEIIESSEDDYLEEIENDDKIIVNQYENLNLDGEENNLKEEFNITIESNLNKNLMIINPFILSKISKNPFQLKERTYPIDFGYPRTFIYSLRLQTPEGYSIKSLPKSTAFKLPNTGGNYIFSIQQKANDIIMMYKFVIGKSYFVPEEYPYLKEFYAQIIKTQNSLITLEKI, encoded by the coding sequence ATGAAATATCTTATTCCTTTTTTCCTATTGTGCATTAGTTTTAATGGTTTTGCACAAGCAAAAGAAGAGTATACTTTTGGTAAAATTTCACAAAAAGATTACGAGCTTACTATTTACGAAAGAGATTCTACGGCAAACGCAGTTTATTTATATGAAAAAGGTAAAACTACTTTTATTCAAACCACAAACTCTATTGTTATAAGCACTAAATATTATGCTAAAATTAAAATTTTCAATAAGGAAGCATTTGATGTTGCAACAATTGAAATACCTATTTATAACAATAATAGTACTAGTGAAAAAGTAAAAGATATAAAAGCAGTCACTCACAATGGTATGCAAAAAATGTATCTTTCAAAAGATAATATTTTTACGGATAAAATTAATGACAATTGGTCTAACGTAAAATTTACAATGCCCAATTTAAAGGAAAATAGTATTATAGAATATGAATACACATTAGAGTCTCCCTTTAAATTTAATTTTACAGGATGGGATTTTCAGACCGATATTCCCAAAATTAAAAGTGAATTTTATGCTTTAATTCCAGGTAATTACGTTTATAACAGACGATTAATGGGATTTCAACAATTATCAAAAAATGAATCTAAAATAAAGAAAAGGTGTTTTTCTATTTCTGGTATGACCGGTGAAGCTGATTGTGAAGAATTAATTTATGCCATGGAAAACATTCCCGCTTTTATTGAGGAAGATTTTATGACTTCTAAATCTAATTATTTATCCGCATTAAAATTTGAACTTTCTGAATTTAGAGGTTTTGACGGCATAAATCATCAATATACTGAAACTTGGAAAAGTGTAGATAAAGAATTTAAAGGTGATAAAAATATCGGTCGGCAACTTAGAAAAGTGGACTACTTAGAAAAAAGAATCCCTGAATCTTTTTTAACAGGTGTTAATAATCTAGATAAAGCTAAAGAAATCTATGCTTTTATAAAAGCTCATTTTACATGGAATAATAAAATAAGGTTATTTAAAGATGTTAAGGTAAAAGATGCGTTTAATAATAAGATGGGTAATTCAACGGAGATAAACATTGCCCTTATTAATGCTTTAAATGCTGCTGGTTATGATGCAGAAATTGCTTTACTTTCTAGACGGAGTTATGGGTTACCAACGAAGTTGTATCCAGTAATGACTGATTTTAATTATGCAATAGCTAAAGTTACTATTGATGGAGAAAGTTATCTTTTAGACGCCACGCGTAAGACCATGCCTTTTGGTATGCTTCCATTTAATTTATTAAATTCATATGCTCGCGTAATGAACTTTAAAAAAGGTAGTTATTGGGTAGATATTAAACCCAATAAAAACAATAGAGTTTTAATGACAATGGATTTAAAAATAGATGAAAATGGTGATTTTAATGGTTCCATTAAAAAATCATATTCAGGCTATAGGGCATTTGATAAGCGAATTGAAATTATTGAATCTTCAGAGGATGATTATTTGGAAGAAATTGAAAATGACGATAAAATTATAGTAAACCAATATGAAAATTTGAATCTAGACGGTGAAGAAAATAATTTGAAAGAAGAATTCAATATCACTATCGAAAGTAATTTGAATAAGAATCTTATGATTATTAATCCGTTTATTCTTTCAAAAATATCTAAAAATCCATTTCAATTAAAAGAAAGAACCTATCCTATTGATTTTGGTTATCCTCGAACTTTTATATATAGCTTAAGACTTCAAACACCTGAAGGTTACAGTATTAAATCTTTACCAAAAAGTACTGCTTTTAAGCTTCCTAATACAGGTGGAAATTATATTTTTAGTATACAACAAAAAGCTAATGATATTATCATGATGTATAAATTTGTAATCGGAAAAAGCTACTTTGTACCTGAAGAATATCCCTATCTTAAAGAATTTTATGCACAAATCATCAAAACTCAGAATTCTTTGATAACTTTAGAAAAAATATAA
- a CDS encoding ATP-dependent DNA helicase, producing MISSPLDFYKLLKSEFPFTPTSIQDHLLNKLSAYIFDNDKNTIFLLKGYAGTGKTTTMSTLVNNMWQVGMKSVLLAPTGRAAKVISNYSKKKAFTIHKKIYHPRKASNGGISFTLQQNKHTNTIFIIDEASMIPDNAGNVKFSDQASLLDDLISYVYSGKNCKIIFVGDTAQLPPVKLELSPALKAETLEINYNKRVIEIELNEVMRQHQDSGILENATNIRGLLSHGNFENFTFNLNFPDIIRLTDGYDIQDAITVAYDSSGVEDTAFIVRSNKRANQYNEQIRSAIRGQENEIATGDYIMVVKNNYFWLEDNAEAGFIANGDICEILRISDYKDLYGFRFAGVTVRMIDYPDQQPFETVVLLDTLSSESPSLTYDESNTLYQEVSKDYADEKSAYKRLLAVKNNIYFNALQIKFSYAMTCHKSQGGQWKTVFLEQPYLPEGPSIAYYRWLYTAVTRAQEKLYLIGFKDEYFEE from the coding sequence ATGATATCAAGCCCTTTAGACTTTTATAAATTACTGAAAAGTGAATTTCCTTTTACGCCAACTAGCATACAGGATCATTTATTGAACAAATTGTCCGCTTATATTTTTGATAATGACAAAAATACCATCTTTCTCCTGAAAGGCTATGCAGGGACAGGTAAAACAACTACAATGAGTACGTTAGTCAATAATATGTGGCAGGTTGGGATGAAATCTGTGTTATTGGCACCTACCGGTAGAGCGGCAAAAGTAATTTCTAATTATTCAAAAAAGAAGGCATTTACGATTCATAAAAAAATCTATCATCCGCGTAAAGCAAGTAACGGAGGAATATCTTTTACGTTACAACAAAATAAACACACCAATACTATATTTATCATAGATGAGGCTTCTATGATACCTGATAATGCTGGAAATGTGAAATTTTCCGACCAAGCATCTTTACTCGACGATTTAATTTCTTATGTATATTCTGGTAAAAATTGTAAAATTATTTTTGTAGGTGATACTGCCCAGTTACCACCTGTAAAATTGGAATTGAGTCCCGCCTTAAAAGCAGAAACCCTAGAAATTAATTATAATAAAAGAGTCATTGAAATTGAATTGAATGAAGTGATGCGTCAACATCAAGATTCTGGAATTTTAGAAAATGCGACCAACATAAGAGGATTATTGTCTCATGGTAATTTTGAAAATTTCACTTTTAATTTAAATTTTCCAGACATTATACGTTTAACGGATGGTTATGATATTCAAGATGCAATCACCGTCGCTTATGATAGCAGTGGAGTAGAAGACACGGCCTTTATTGTTCGTTCAAACAAACGGGCTAATCAATATAATGAACAAATTAGAAGTGCCATTAGAGGGCAAGAAAATGAAATTGCGACCGGAGATTACATAATGGTTGTAAAAAATAACTATTTTTGGTTAGAAGATAATGCCGAAGCCGGTTTTATTGCGAATGGCGATATTTGTGAAATCTTAAGAATTTCTGATTACAAAGATCTCTATGGATTTAGATTTGCAGGAGTTACTGTGAGAATGATAGATTATCCAGATCAACAACCATTTGAAACTGTTGTATTATTAGATACACTATCAAGTGAAAGTCCTTCATTAACTTATGACGAGTCAAACACTTTATATCAGGAAGTTTCAAAAGATTATGCTGATGAAAAATCTGCATATAAACGGTTGTTAGCAGTTAAAAATAATATCTATTTTAATGCATTACAAATAAAGTTTTCTTACGCCATGACCTGTCATAAATCTCAGGGTGGGCAATGGAAAACCGTTTTTTTAGAGCAACCCTATTTACCAGAAGGGCCAAGTATTGCATATTATAGATGGCTTTATACTGCAGTTACTAGAGCACAAGAAAAATTATATTTAATAGGATTTAAAGATGAATATTTTGAAGAATAA
- a CDS encoding D-alanyl-D-alanine carboxypeptidase, which translates to MKNKIVINIFKMLIISVLLSSCGTTYQLKSDLNKNDKSSAFFNGFVLYNPVTKKQIVNHNGAKYFTPASNTKLYTFYAAYRTFKDSVKSLAYYRTKDSLIIKGTADPSFLFGFDSSKVLNFLGNEKDSIYLIDARIEDPAFGNGWSWDDYPYYYQPEKSLFPIYGNLLTYKWNFGEIKSYPTYLKKNITVLDSILLRRDLKQNNFYIEKNSKRKYEVPFLTSSKLSAELLSDTLGKPVTLIKPKTQHDFKYVYGQKYDSLYKQMLTVSDNFIAEQLMLQVGEEMVGKFNTKEAIKYAKENYLNDLPQDFKWVDGSGLSVYNKFTPENTVKLLEKMYREIPREKLLNYFPVGGQSGTIKSWYANNGIPFVYAKTGTLSAVTSLSGYIITKKGTLLIFSYMNNNYLVSSSEIKKEMETALMKIYNTY; encoded by the coding sequence TTGAAGAATAAAATAGTAATTAATATATTTAAAATGCTAATTATTAGTGTTTTATTGTCGTCATGTGGCACCACGTATCAATTGAAAAGTGACTTGAATAAAAATGACAAGTCTTCAGCTTTTTTTAATGGGTTTGTTTTGTATAATCCTGTTACTAAAAAGCAGATAGTGAATCACAATGGTGCAAAATATTTTACACCTGCATCAAACACCAAGCTGTATACGTTTTATGCCGCCTACAGAACGTTTAAAGACTCTGTTAAGAGTTTGGCTTATTATAGAACAAAAGATTCTCTAATTATTAAAGGAACGGCAGATCCATCATTTTTGTTTGGTTTTGATAGTTCTAAAGTATTGAATTTTTTAGGTAATGAAAAAGACAGTATCTATTTGATAGATGCACGTATTGAAGATCCAGCATTTGGTAATGGTTGGTCTTGGGATGATTATCCATATTACTATCAACCGGAAAAGAGTCTATTTCCCATTTATGGGAACTTATTAACTTATAAATGGAATTTTGGGGAAATTAAAAGCTATCCCACTTATTTAAAAAAGAACATTACGGTTTTGGATTCTATTTTACTAAGACGAGATTTAAAACAAAATAATTTTTATATCGAAAAAAATAGCAAGCGTAAGTATGAAGTTCCTTTTTTGACATCCAGTAAGTTATCTGCTGAATTGTTAAGTGATACTTTAGGTAAGCCGGTGACGTTAATTAAACCTAAAACACAGCACGATTTTAAGTATGTCTATGGTCAGAAGTATGATAGTTTATACAAACAAATGCTAACGGTTAGTGATAATTTTATAGCAGAACAATTGATGTTGCAAGTGGGTGAAGAAATGGTTGGAAAATTCAATACCAAAGAAGCAATTAAGTATGCTAAAGAAAATTATTTAAATGACTTACCTCAAGATTTTAAATGGGTAGATGGTTCCGGCCTGTCGGTGTACAATAAATTTACCCCTGAAAATACGGTAAAATTATTGGAAAAAATGTATCGCGAAATTCCGAGAGAAAAACTATTGAATTATTTTCCGGTAGGTGGACAGTCAGGTACTATAAAAAGCTGGTATGCTAACAATGGAATACCTTTTGTATATGCCAAAACAGGTACCCTGAGTGCAGTAACTTCTTTAAGTGGATACATCATTACGAAAAAAGGAACACTGTTGATTTTTAGCTATATGAATAATAATTATTTAGTTTCTTCTAGTGAGATAAAAAAGGAAATGGAAACGGCTTTAATGAAAATTTACAACACATATTAA